From one Ammospiza nelsoni isolate bAmmNel1 chromosome 14, bAmmNel1.pri, whole genome shotgun sequence genomic stretch:
- the USP8 gene encoding ubiquitin carboxyl-terminal hydrolase 8 isoform X1 codes for MPAVASVPKELYLSTSLKDLNKKTEVKPEKTSTKSYVQSALKIFKAAEESRLDGDEEKAYILYMKYVAVYNLIRKRPDFKQQQDYFHSILGPTNLKKALDEAEILSDSLKLRYEEAEVRKKLEERDRQELQKKQEPKDDGKSSAKNSSESAVDSKGKSQRINGETKHSLERKDQSDSLSGAVTPERLFAMMSDKNIELLIMDARKSKDYQESCIPKSISVPEEAIHPGDTAYLIEARLPEESRDAWKRRGQFQYVILLDWFSSAEDLKLGTTLQSLKDALFKWESKTILQNEPLILEGGYENWLLCFPQYTTNAKVTPPQHGRTEAVTVSLDFTYPSLEEPAPVLPIVAENEEMGDSLEERLKSLNRPNIQDAAVPKSDSSFVVNPMSVTRSIPEVDRSKKPSLKILGDNRAKPASTISDSQSGESGRIVPDRSTKPVHDGRSTLTEEEKSRVHAETAALLEKNRREKELRERQQQEQRERLRREKEEQERKEKEQKQKAKEEQKEKEHKEKLQQSKEDREQKERDEEIKREQEEKEQERAHREAVEAKKQNKNEPENIGAKRIEIDKISMEEREKGTRTPETQKRALGDASQTFVTVPGKQMGVKGQPDSEAQKPGPLREDSEQDTERLKSQREPLMRARSEEMGRIVPGLPAGWVKFLDDITGTYRYYHSPTNTVQMYPPEMAPAATPPSTPPTRKAKAKVAAEREREHSKLKRSYSSPDITQAIQEEDKKRIPVTPAVNRDNKPACYTKAEISRLSASQIRNLNPVFGGSGPALTGLRNLGNTCYMNSILQCLCNAPHLAEYFNRNLYQADINRSNFLGHKGEVAEEFGVIMKALWAGQYKYISPKDFKITIGKINDQFAGYSQQDSQELLLFLMDGLHEDLNKADNRKRYKEENNDHLDDSSAAEIAWHKHKQLNESIIVALFQGQFKSTVQCLTCHKRSRTFEAFMYLSLPLASSSKCTLQECLRLFSKEEKLTDNNRFYCSHCKTRRDSLKKIEIWKLPPVLLVHLKRFSYDGRWKQKLQTSVDFPLETLDLSQYVIGPKTSLKRYNLFSVSNHYGGLDGGHYTAYCKNASKQRWFKFDDHEVSEISASSVKSSAAYILFYTSYEQRAVDMST; via the exons ATACGAGGAAGCTGAAGTTCGGAAAAAACTTGAAGAGAGGGACAGAcaagagctgcagaaaaagcaAGAACCAAAAGATGACGGAAAGAGCTCAGCCAAAAACTCCTCAGAAAGTGCTGTGgattccaaaggaaaaagccaaaGG ATTAATGGTGAGACAAAGCATtcactggaaagaaaagatCAGTCTGATAGCCTGAGTG GAGCAGTCACACCTGAGAGACTGTTTGCAATGATGTCAGACAAAAATATTGAATTGCTTATAATGGATGCTCGAAAATCAAAGGATTATCAGGAATCCTGTATTCCAAAATCCATCAGTGTCCCAGAAGAAGCTATCCATCCTGG AGATACTGCTTACCTGATTGAAGCTAGACTCCCGGAGGAGTCTAGGGATGCATGGAAGAGGAGAGGACAGTTCCAATATGTTATACTGCTAGACTGGTTTAGTTCTGCTGAAGACTTAAAGCTGGGAACAACTCTACAGAGCCTGAAAGATGCACTTTTTAAG TGGGAAAGCAAAACCATCCTGCAGAATGAACCTTTAATTCTAGAGGGAGGTTATGAAAACTGGCTCCTTTGTTTTCCCCAGTACACAACAAATGCTAAAGTAACTCCACCCCAGCATGGCAGGACTGAAGCAGTGACTGTTTCTT TGGATTTTACATATCCATCTCTGGAAGAGCCAGCTCCTGTGCTACCCATTGTtgctgaaaatgaagaaatgggAGATAGTTTGGAAGAGAGACTAAAATCACTTAACAGACCAAACATACAAGATGCTGCTGTTCCAAAATCTGACAGTTCTTTTGTAGTTAATCCCATGTCAGTTACAAGAAGTATCCCTGAG GTGGATCGTTCTAAAAAGCCTTCACTAAAAATCCTCGGTGATAACAGAGCAAAACCTGCAAGTACAATCAGTGACAGCCAGTCTGGTGAGAGTGGAAGAATAGTTCCCGACCGCTCCACAAAGCCTGTGCATGATGGAAGGAGCACTctgacagaagaagaaaaaagtcgGGTCCATGCAGAAACTGCTGCTCTGTTAGAGAAAAACAGACGGGAAAAGGAACTGcgggagaggcagcagcaggaacagagagagaggctcaggagagaaaaagaagaacaagaacgaaaggaaaaagaacaaaaacaaaaggcaaaagaggaacagaaggagaaggaacaCAAAGAAAAGCTACAGCAATCAAAAGAGGACAGAGAGCAGAAGGAGAGggatgaagaaataaaaagagagcaggaggaaaaggaacaaGAAAGAGCACACAGAGAAGCAGTagaagcaaaaaagcaaaataaaaatgaaccaGAAAACATTGGTGCAAAAAGGATTGAGATTGACAAAATATCCatggaagaaagagaaaagggaactCGAACACCAGAAACACAGAAACGGGCACTGGGTGATGCATCTCAGACCTTTGTGACTGTTCCAGGCAAG CAAATGGGGGTTAAAGGACAACCAGACAGTGAAGCTCAAAAGCCAGGACCCCTTAGAGAGGATTCTGAACAAGATACTGAAAGACTTAAA TCCCAGCGGGAGCCATTAATGAGAGCACGAAGTGAGGAAATGGGAAGGATAgtcccagggctgcctgcaggtTGGGTAAAG ttcCTGGATGACATCACTGGAACCTATCGTTACTATCACTCTCCAACCAACACTGTTCAGATGTACCCACCAGAAatggctcctgcagccactcCTCCATCCACCCCTCCCACGCGCAAAGCCAAGGCGAAGGTGGCAGCTGAGCGGGAGAGGGAACACTCCAAGCTCAAGCGCTCCTACTCGTCCCCAGATATCACCCAGGCCATACAGGAGGAAGACAAGAAAAGAATTCCTGTCACTCCTGCAGTCAATCGTGACAATAA ACCTGCGTGTTACACTAAAGCAGAAATTTCCAGGCTCTCTGCATCGCAGATTCGCAATCTCAATCCCGTGTTTGGGGGATCGGGACCAGCTCTGACAGGACTTCGTAATCTAGGGAACACTTGCTACATGAATTCCATATTGCAGTGTCTGTGCAATGCACCTCACCTGGCTGAGTATTTCAACAGAAACTTGTATCAAGCTGATATTAACAG GTCAAATTTCCTGGGGCATAAAGGTGAAGTGGCTGAAGAGTTTGGTGTAATAATGAAAGCTTTATGGGCAGGACAGTATAAATATATCAGTCCAAAGGACTTCAAAATTACAATTGGGAAAATTAATGACCAATTTGCAGGATATAGCCAACAGGACTCCCAAGAATTGCTTCTCTTTCTAATGGATGGCTTGCATGAGGACCTAAATAAA GCTGACAACAGGAAAAGatacaaggaagaaaataatgatCACCTGGATGACTCAAGTGCAGCAGAAATAGCCTGGCACAAACACAAGCAGCTCAACGAGTCCATCATTGTGGCGCTGTTCCAAGGGCAGTTCAAATCCACCGTGCAGTGTCTGACGTGTCACAAGAGGTCCCGAACCTTCGAGGCTTTCATGTATCTGTCATTGCCACTTGCATCCTCCAGCAAATGCACTCTGCAG GAATGCCTTAGATTGTTCTCCAAAGAAGAAAAGCTCACTGATAACAATAGATTTTACTGTAGCCATTGCAAAACTCGAAGGgattctttgaaaaaaatagaaatttggAAATTACCACCTGTGCTTCTTGTGCACTTGAAACG ATTTTCCTATGATGGAAGATGGAAACAAAAGCTTCAAACTTCAGTAGATTTTCCACTGGAAACTCTTGACCTCTCTCAGTATGTTATTGGTCCAAAGACTTCCTTGAAGAGATACAATCTGTTCTCAGTATCG aatcattacGGTGGGCTGGACGGGGGGCACTACACAGCCTACTGCAAAAACGCTTCAAAACAGCGCTGGTTTAAGTTTGATGACCACGAAGTGTCCGAGATCTCGGCGTCCTCGGTGAAGTCCTCAGCTGCTTACATTCTCTTTTATACTTCCTATGAACAGCGAGCAGTAGACATGTCCACGTAA